The segment CTCTAAACATTAGAGACTGAGCAAGTGCCTCCTGAATGTTTCTGTGTTAACTGTGTCTCAtcgttcttaaaaaaataaatattttgtccatgtgaaactaaatttgcaaacaatttcCTTTAAACACTCAGGGAAAGAGATGCatcaatggaaaaaaatgtattttggtttttggcaTTGCACTATTTATTCACAAATTAGTGCACGTAGAATATTCcttgataaaaatgaatagcTTAATCTTAAGTGACTGCAAACAACGCTTAAACATTTATGAAACAAAAAGGCAGTCCACAGAATCACACAAATACCGTAATTCAGCGTCCACCAAGCACTTGGCCCTGGCCCCAGTCGTGACCGCGAGGACGCTCTGGAGGTGGTGGTCGTTGGTTGAAGTCTGCTCTGGCAGCCCCGGCCTGTGCCGCGACACCACGGACGCTTCGAGTGTTGGGGAAGTATTGGTACAGGATTGCTGGCGTGTTGAGCAGATTCGCTCCGCCAAAATCAATAGGATAGGTGAATGTCAGGAAATAGTAGAGATGGCCAACCAGAATGCCGATCAGCTCCGAAAAACCACTGTGAACACGAaaacaatcaatattttgctggctttgaaattaaatttaactgaccCTCCTGATATGATGAGATTAAATGCGAACAGCACCCACGGCAGATACATGGCCTTGAACTGAGTGCCAAACCAAAAGTTGACGATTACATCTTTGTTGAGTTGGCACCATACATAGAGGACGCTAAGCACCATAGGGTCCATCAGGAACTGTAAATAGAATAAGACAATTTGTACGTTGAGCCGAGATGGTAGGATTCGCTCTTCAACTTACTGGCATTCCAGCCATCAACGAGATGATGAGACATGCCAGCCAGTTGAATATCAGCATGAAAAAGTAGTCTGCAGGATGGCCATCGAAAAagcctgaaaataaataagaagtATTAATGCGCACGCCATATGGATgaattgattgaaaacaaCTTAGAAGCAAACAGTCCAAAActatattaaatgttttgctAAATTACCAGcataatatgatattattgTGTTTCATAGTATCATATATCATATTATTATACTATCACCAAACCCTTAAACTATGTATGTTGCaacattttctcaaaataaaacacttaaaataaaatcttccaCGCCTGAGCAGTAACTAATATACACAcgagatttaaatttacctgTCTCGAGTCTCAGTGAATAATTGTACAAAAAGTACAAATTTATGAGGAAATGAAAGCCTGTGCCTGGAGACAGGGGGTAGAAGAAGAGCGCAGTTGCCGCTCTCCAAATCtgaaaaagaattgaaattgtaAATCCAGTAAAAAAACGTTTATACAAACAAACCTGAAACTTGTGAACGAATGATTCATAGTGGAGGTACAGGAGTTGAGGGCTGAGGAGACCGAAACGGCCCAGAAGGGTGAACCCAACTGTTAGGCCAAGCCACCACCTCGTGAATCGGGGTAAGTTCTTAAACCATTCGCCGATATCGGCCATAGTCTTTCACTAACTTCTATGAGAAAATTGGACCGTGGACAGAAAGAACGATGATACTACAGAAACAACACGAACACACGGGTTGAGCTGTTATTTGTTGTCAGAATTGGCCAAAGAGGTTGTGTTCAAGCAGAAACAACGGAGGGGAACTGCTCCCTACTCTAAGAGAATagcagccaatcagaggaGGCCAGGATGGTTGCCTACATTTTGGGCGCGAGTCGTATGGAAagattacacttttcgccgcgaCTTTTAGTTTACGCCAACCATACTATTGTGTGAGGTTCTCATTAGAACTGGCGAGAAGTGTAATTTAGCGGAAACTGTAGACGCTGAAACTGCACCTAGTGGAATGTGAATAGGTGTTGGCGAGTCAACCTGACCGAGAATCAGGTGTAGTCGCCAATGTCAAGGTAAATATCCGTATGAGAGGATTACGAAAAACGTTTTTGactattattttgcaattatgtaTTCTTATTTCTAATGTTTTTCATAACATAATCTAgaattattaagtttttattcTAGTCATATTTTAgtgccaaattaattaaaaataacatgttataatatatttatcagtTTCCTTTTTTCTACATGAAATTTATATAGTTTCAATACATATATTTGTAAGTTTTTATGCAGTACAAACTAAGTTTGCTTTTTCAGATATAAAGCCATGAAGAGAACAAGATCGTCTCAATTAGTGCACTCGCAACAACCTGTAGAGTGGCGGCGGGCAGCTGAAAGTGAAGGAGACTTGTCTGATTCCGACGACGAATGGTGGAGTGACGATTCCAGTTGCAGCACTTGTTCATCTGAAGATGAAGGGTACTCCAAGAGTTccttaaaactttaaattagaGATCCCAGATCACTTTCAAGAtatattccaattaaaattatatattatacgaTTCTTTGCAGCAGGTGGAAATTTGCTTCTGAGGCAATGTCTGGAGGAGAGCTGTTTTACATCGAGTGCAAAACTCAGAACTGGAATATTGCACAGAagatgaaaaagaaaacattgcAGGGAAGCGCAAGTTCAGTTTCAAAACCAAACAAGGGATGGAAAAAAGGCGCCCATGGTAATATGCAGAAGTTAttaaaaggacaaaaattgaacagatTTTCATCTTATTTTTAGGGACTTTAGCTCAAATGATGAACAGAAATCGCAAGAGCAAAAACTCTCAGAACTCGACAGAAGTGGAAGAAAAGAGTGCTCATTCAACTCAGAGTACAAATAGTCCAAATTCCAGCCCTGGAGAAATTATTGAAGTAGAATTTAAAGCGATGCTTTAGTGAGCTAGAAAtccgttttttaatttacaaggTAAGACTCCTGGTGGAGCCTCGGAGGCCCAATCTTGGTCGTCGGGCCACCTTGTGCGAAATGATGCTGGGCATCGTGCCGGGCCGACTGAAACCAGGTAGCGAAGATGACCGAATTTTGGTTGCCGGCTTCATCCCCGACATGCCGGCATCGATGAGCAAGAAGATGAAACTGGGTACGTCTACCAGAACGAGAGGggcacaaaaatcaattatctGATAAATTCTAGGGGACTGGTTGCAGTGCATCGATGGACAGCAAGTATTTCACTCTAACATCGACAGTGTACTTTTGCGGATCTGCCCAAATGCCACAGTGAATTATAAAGAcgcttttgttttaatattttatctaaaatatgaattaatcaTCAGGTCACTTTGCGCCTCCGCAGAATTGAGGATGGTACCAATATTCACGCTGCGCCCTACTTGTTGTCAAAAGTAAAATgtgagagaaataaatttttataaaataatacgaTTGCTTTCTAGGGTTTAGAAATCGACCACTTGCTGCAAATATTGTGCAAAGGCTCTGCTGCCGCTGCAAAAGGCTCCTTGTTGCTACTGGAGAAatcagataaaataatttacaactaTCCGCAAGGAGGGGATTTGGTTGCAAACAGAGGAATCTTCATTACTCTTTGCCATTTTCTTGAAGATACCTTCATAGTGAAGCCTCAAAGGTTTGGAGCGTTTTGCTGAACCAAGCTCGTTAgttaatctttaatttttagtactCGAATCCTGTTTGAAGACCGACCCTTCACCGTGCTATATTTAAGCGATGATAACCACGTTTTGCTGCTTGCATTGCCTGCTGACAAGcaagttcatatttttaggcatattattattattaaattattgtggtTTCCTAGGATATGTGAATCTTTGGCCGTAGAGGTATTCAGAAAGTTTGTTGATGCTATTCACTTCACATACCACTCCTTTGTCAGGTaagactgacaatgagtcatTAAGCGAATTTATTTAACGATTTAATGATATAGGTGCGCGGAGGATTACAAGCTTCGCTTAGACCTTTTAGTAGATTCCCTGCTCAAACAAGTTTGCAACGAGGAACAGCAACTGCTGTTCCATACGCATTCAGCAACCCTTCCaatcaaaatacaaattgagGTGGACAGCGCTCTCTCTCTTGTAGAAGCAGCTCCAACAATAACCAAAGTATTTAAACCATTCCAAAAATCGACACCGCATAATTTCCTCTACCTTAACAGTTTTCTTCAGATTTGTTTCTCGTCATTGGATCTTGTCTTTATTACAAGGTAAAAAAGCAAACTGTAAGTccttgaatgaattttaattac is part of the Cloeon dipterum chromosome 1, ieCloDipt1.1, whole genome shotgun sequence genome and harbors:
- the in gene encoding protein inturned isoform X1, which codes for MSRYKAMKRTRSSQLVHSQQPVEWRRAAESEGDLSDSDDEWWSDDSSCSTCSSEDEGRWKFASEAMSGGELFYIECKTQNWNIAQKMKKKTLQGSASSVSKPNKGWKKGAHGTLAQMMNRNRKSKNSQNSTEVEEKSAHSTQSTNSPNSSPGEIIEVRLLVEPRRPNLGRRATLCEMMLGIVPGRLKPGSEDDRILVAGFIPDMPASMSKKMKLGDWLQCIDGQQVFHSNIDSVLLRICPNATVTLRLRRIEDGTNIHAAPYLLSKGLEIDHLLQILCKGSAAAAKGSLLLLEKSDKIIYNYPQGGDLVANRGIFITLCHFLEDTFIVKPQSTRILFEDRPFTVLYLSDDNHVLLLALPADKICESLAVEVFRKFVDAIHFTYHSFVRCAEDYKLRLDLLVDSLLKQVCNEEQQLLFHTHSATLPIKIQIEVDSALSLVEAAPTITKFSSDLFLVIGSCLYYKNVCVRNHLPDDLLSPLTCLLWIHNILSLEHSGLPLQRLLAWKEVFPPDQQVPHDAYDETPGRYFILLLGQNQLILAVLIKCDFLNESNSDVMKPSVAFIEQVQETLDNLQLVGLANVLDSYLDDKGGESAEKVSVSDQQSNSSDHNFSHRSGSVEGIKRYSPKRNSSRLSINSEGETISETSSEASWNSSEVFSYGRLNRYKSPSRLLMEPFERNLNAVLVLNGRESVILANNASKDSLDRQIDLIRISLMSTMSERKSRNGVMEAIIECGFVLASRGRKSDEVCLVACKRLSMDGSAKLKLVFVWSDDIAINFNELSNRLSFLSV
- the Der-1 gene encoding derlin-1 gives rise to the protein MADIGEWFKNLPRFTRWWLGLTVGFTLLGRFGLLSPQLLYLHYESFVHKFQIWRAATALFFYPLSPGTGFHFLINLYFLYNYSLRLETGFFDGHPADYFFMLIFNWLACLIISLMAGMPFLMDPMVLSVLYVWCQLNKDVIVNFWFGTQFKAMYLPWVLFAFNLIISGGGFSELIGILVGHLYYFLTFTYPIDFGGANLLNTPAILYQYFPNTRSVRGVAAQAGAARADFNQRPPPPERPRGHDWGQGQVLGGR
- the in gene encoding protein inturned isoform X2; amino-acid sequence: MSRYKAMKRTRSSQLVHSQQPVEWRRAAESEGDLSDSDDEWWSDDSSCSTCSSEDEGWKFASEAMSGGELFYIECKTQNWNIAQKMKKKTLQGSASSVSKPNKGWKKGAHGTLAQMMNRNRKSKNSQNSTEVEEKSAHSTQSTNSPNSSPGEIIEVRLLVEPRRPNLGRRATLCEMMLGIVPGRLKPGSEDDRILVAGFIPDMPASMSKKMKLGDWLQCIDGQQVFHSNIDSVLLRICPNATVTLRLRRIEDGTNIHAAPYLLSKGLEIDHLLQILCKGSAAAAKGSLLLLEKSDKIIYNYPQGGDLVANRGIFITLCHFLEDTFIVKPQSTRILFEDRPFTVLYLSDDNHVLLLALPADKICESLAVEVFRKFVDAIHFTYHSFVRCAEDYKLRLDLLVDSLLKQVCNEEQQLLFHTHSATLPIKIQIEVDSALSLVEAAPTITKFSSDLFLVIGSCLYYKNVCVRNHLPDDLLSPLTCLLWIHNILSLEHSGLPLQRLLAWKEVFPPDQQVPHDAYDETPGRYFILLLGQNQLILAVLIKCDFLNESNSDVMKPSVAFIEQVQETLDNLQLVGLANVLDSYLDDKGGESAEKVSVSDQQSNSSDHNFSHRSGSVEGIKRYSPKRNSSRLSINSEGETISETSSEASWNSSEVFSYGRLNRYKSPSRLLMEPFERNLNAVLVLNGRESVILANNASKDSLDRQIDLIRISLMSTMSERKSRNGVMEAIIECGFVLASRGRKSDEVCLVACKRLSMDGSAKLKLVFVWSDDIAINFNELSNRLSFLSV